One window from the genome of Microcoleus sp. bin38.metabat.b11b12b14.051 encodes:
- a CDS encoding cysteine desulfurase family protein, producing MQIYLDYSATTPTRPEAIEAMQKALTQHWGNPSSLHEWGQRAATALELARMQVASLINALPESMIFTSGGTEADNLAIMGVARLYTKPQHIIISSVEHSAVSEPVRQLEALGWEVTRLPVDKYGRIHPLDLQASLRSHTVLISIIYGQSEVGTLQPIEALSRIARDRNILFHTDAVQVAGKLPIDVQKLPVDLLSLSSHKLYGPQGAGALYVRPGLELVPMFGGGGQELKLRSGTQALPAIVGFGVAAELALQEMDVETPRLIGLRDRLFDGLADIPSLVATGDRYYRLPHHTSFCLVSPSCRPYQKRDTEIITGKTMVRQLNLAGIGISSGAACSSGKLTPSPILLAMGYDETNAVGGIRLTLGRETTEADIDWTVIAIGQILDRLMPKVALCPG from the coding sequence ATGCAAATTTACCTCGACTATAGCGCGACGACACCTACACGCCCAGAAGCAATTGAAGCTATGCAAAAAGCCCTGACTCAACATTGGGGAAATCCTTCTAGCTTGCACGAGTGGGGACAAAGGGCCGCGACTGCTTTAGAATTAGCTAGAATGCAGGTTGCTAGCTTGATCAATGCACTACCGGAATCGATGATTTTTACTTCGGGCGGCACGGAAGCGGACAATTTAGCAATTATGGGTGTTGCTCGTCTTTATACAAAGCCACAACATATCATTATTTCCAGTGTAGAGCATTCCGCCGTATCAGAACCGGTGCGACAACTCGAAGCATTGGGATGGGAAGTAACGCGATTACCAGTCGATAAATATGGGCGAATTCATCCTTTGGATTTGCAAGCATCATTACGATCGCATACAGTGTTAATTTCCATCATCTACGGACAAAGCGAAGTTGGTACACTGCAACCAATAGAAGCATTATCGCGAATTGCGCGCGATCGCAATATTCTGTTTCATACCGATGCAGTGCAAGTTGCCGGCAAATTACCCATAGACGTGCAGAAACTCCCCGTAGACTTGCTTTCCCTCTCCAGTCACAAACTTTACGGGCCGCAAGGTGCAGGCGCGCTGTACGTGCGTCCAGGACTAGAATTAGTACCAATGTTCGGCGGGGGTGGACAAGAGTTGAAACTGCGTTCAGGGACGCAAGCACTGCCCGCAATCGTGGGTTTTGGAGTGGCGGCGGAGTTGGCTTTGCAGGAGATGGATGTGGAAACGCCTAGGTTGATTGGATTGCGCGATCGACTTTTTGACGGATTAGCCGACATACCTAGTTTAGTCGCAACGGGCGATCGATATTACCGACTGCCGCACCACACCAGTTTTTGCCTCGTCTCCCCATCCTGTCGCCCTTACCAAAAGAGAGACACAGAGATAATTACAGGCAAAACTATGGTGAGACAGCTAAATTTAGCCGGAATTGGCATTAGTTCCGGTGCGGCTTGTAGCAGCGGCAAACTCACCCCCAGTCCGATATTATTGGCAATGGGATATGACGAAACTAACGCCGTTGGTGGCATTCGCTTGACACTGGGACGCGAAACAACCGAAGCTGATATTGATTGGACGGTAATTGCGATCGGACAAATATTGGATAGATTAATGCCCAAGGTAGCATTGTGTCCGGGTTAG
- a CDS encoding DUF655 domain-containing protein codes for MNVLYYNLSGVCCAGLLAIALTACGQAKQDVQNLPPSLAPLPQDPLLQVYFNQSLTSSYTEPYRQQTRAGDDLEKLIAEAVKSAGSTVDVAVQEFRLPGIARVLADRARSGIKVRLIVEHLYSRPWSDYTAQELAKLPDRERDRYTEFLQLADTNKDGKLSPEEIKQNDALVIVKDAGIPVIDDTADGSKGSGLMHHKFVVIDSKTVIVTSANFTTSDIHGDFKTAASRGNANNLLKIESSQLAQIFTQEFNIMWGDGPGGKPDSKFGIKKPVRSVQKLKIGDATVAVQFSPTSATLPWEQSVNSLINRTLVKAKQSVNLALFVFSAQRLSNTLELESRRGVAVRALIDSNFIYRPYSEGLDMMGATLMQDCRLESDNRPWRKPLTTVGVPLLPMGDRLHHKFGVIDGKTVIAGSHNWTEAANHGNDETLLAIDSPVIAAHFEREFDRLYKGAILGIPARIKQKIDARKKECESVQAASKSANPKPQTAAKKLVNLNTATQEELETLPGVGPKLAEKIIAAREKQPFESWEDVERLPGVGNKTVDKWRDRVTW; via the coding sequence GTGAATGTACTTTATTATAATTTATCCGGTGTATGTTGTGCTGGACTGCTGGCGATCGCCCTTACGGCCTGCGGACAAGCAAAGCAGGACGTGCAGAATTTACCTCCCAGTTTGGCTCCGCTGCCTCAAGACCCCTTGTTGCAAGTATACTTCAATCAGTCCCTCACTTCGAGTTATACAGAGCCTTACCGCCAGCAAACTAGGGCTGGAGACGATTTAGAAAAGTTAATCGCCGAGGCAGTCAAGAGTGCTGGATCGACGGTAGATGTAGCGGTTCAGGAGTTTCGGCTGCCGGGTATTGCGAGGGTTTTGGCCGATCGCGCGCGATCGGGAATTAAAGTCAGATTAATTGTCGAACATCTCTACAGTCGTCCTTGGAGCGATTATACAGCCCAGGAGTTGGCGAAATTGCCCGATCGAGAGCGCGATCGCTACACCGAATTTTTGCAACTCGCCGATACCAACAAAGACGGCAAATTAAGCCCGGAAGAAATCAAGCAAAATGATGCTTTGGTAATTGTCAAGGATGCGGGAATTCCTGTAATTGATGATACTGCTGATGGAAGTAAAGGCAGCGGTTTGATGCACCACAAATTTGTAGTAATTGATAGCAAAACAGTCATCGTAACTTCGGCTAATTTTACCACCAGCGATATCCACGGCGATTTCAAGACAGCAGCCAGTCGCGGCAATGCGAATAATTTGCTGAAAATTGAGAGTTCTCAATTAGCGCAAATATTTACTCAAGAATTTAACATTATGTGGGGCGACGGGCCCGGAGGCAAACCGGATAGCAAGTTTGGCATCAAAAAGCCAGTTCGTTCAGTCCAAAAATTGAAAATTGGCGATGCAACTGTGGCGGTACAATTTTCGCCGACGAGTGCGACTTTACCTTGGGAACAAAGCGTTAATAGTTTGATAAATCGAACTTTAGTAAAGGCAAAACAATCTGTTAATTTAGCACTCTTTGTATTTTCGGCGCAGCGGTTGTCAAATACCCTAGAACTTGAATCTAGGCGCGGTGTAGCGGTGCGAGCTTTGATTGACTCAAATTTCATTTATCGCCCTTACAGCGAAGGTTTAGACATGATGGGGGCCACTTTGATGCAAGATTGCCGGTTGGAATCTGACAATCGCCCGTGGAGAAAGCCGTTGACTACGGTGGGAGTGCCACTGTTACCAATGGGCGATCGCCTGCACCACAAATTCGGCGTGATCGACGGCAAAACAGTGATTGCAGGTTCTCACAATTGGACTGAGGCTGCAAATCACGGGAATGATGAGACGTTATTGGCGATCGACAGCCCGGTAATTGCGGCCCATTTTGAGCGAGAGTTCGATCGGCTGTACAAAGGTGCAATCCTGGGAATTCCCGCCCGCATCAAACAGAAAATTGACGCTAGAAAAAAAGAGTGCGAATCAGTACAAGCAGCATCAAAATCTGCGAATCCTAAACCTCAAACAGCCGCTAAAAAGTTAGTTAATTTGAATACAGCAACTCAGGAAGAATTAGAAACTTTGCCCGGGGTTGGCCCGAAGTTAGCCGAAAAAATCATTGCAGCGCGAGAAAAGCAGCCTTTTGAGTCTTGGGAAGATGTCGAAAGATTGCCCGGAGTCGGAAACAAGACTGTAGACAAATGGCGCGATCGAGTAACATGGTAA
- the cax gene encoding calcium/proton exchanger — MSIKKILSIALLIFIPISIAAEHLHWGSLTVFITSALGIIPLAIWLSTATEEVAIVTGPSIGGLLNAVFGNATELIIAIVALKAGLIDIVKASITGTIISNLLLVMGFSMLLGGIRYKEQEFKPIIARVNGSTMTLAVIAILLPTMVIYTSNGVEPSAIQNLSLITAIVLIAVYALTLLFSLKTHSYLYEVGILELEDAENTDESTAHKPNLWLWLGVLVASTVAVAFESEIFVGVVEETTKGLGLTPLFTGVILLPIVGGAAEYVTAVGVALKNNMDLSVSVAMGSSLLVALLVAPVLVIIGIVIHQPMDLNFNPFEVVAVAIAVTIANLISLDGRSNWLEGVLLLATYIVLAAAFYFHPIT, encoded by the coding sequence ATGTCAATCAAAAAAATTCTTTCCATAGCGCTGCTAATTTTTATCCCCATTTCCATCGCCGCCGAGCATTTGCACTGGGGATCCCTCACAGTTTTCATCACATCCGCCTTAGGCATTATACCTCTGGCGATTTGGTTGAGCACAGCGACAGAAGAAGTGGCGATCGTCACAGGGCCATCCATCGGCGGGTTATTAAATGCAGTCTTCGGCAATGCTACGGAATTAATTATCGCCATAGTTGCTCTCAAAGCGGGCTTAATTGACATTGTGAAAGCCAGCATCACCGGCACAATTATCAGCAACTTACTCTTAGTCATGGGATTTTCCATGTTGCTAGGAGGAATCCGCTACAAAGAACAAGAATTCAAGCCAATTATCGCGCGAGTCAACGGTTCCACCATGACTCTGGCAGTGATTGCGATTCTGCTGCCAACAATGGTAATTTACACATCAAATGGAGTCGAACCCTCAGCCATTCAGAATCTTTCGTTAATAACTGCGATCGTCCTAATTGCAGTTTACGCCCTAACACTGCTATTTTCCTTAAAAACTCACAGCTATCTTTACGAAGTTGGCATACTAGAGTTAGAAGATGCTGAAAATACCGATGAATCTACTGCACACAAACCGAATTTGTGGCTGTGGCTAGGTGTGCTAGTTGCTTCAACAGTGGCAGTTGCTTTTGAATCAGAAATTTTCGTGGGTGTTGTCGAAGAAACTACCAAAGGATTGGGATTGACGCCATTGTTTACAGGCGTAATTCTGTTGCCGATTGTGGGTGGCGCGGCGGAATACGTAACGGCGGTGGGAGTTGCACTAAAAAACAATATGGATTTGTCGGTTTCTGTGGCGATGGGTTCGAGTTTGTTAGTTGCTTTGTTGGTAGCGCCAGTGTTGGTGATTATCGGTATTGTGATTCATCAGCCGATGGATTTGAACTTTAATCCGTTTGAAGTGGTTGCAGTTGCGATTGCGGTGACAATTGCTAATCTTATTAGTCTCGATGGGCGCTCTAATTGGCTGGAAGGAGTGCTGCTTTTAGCAACATACATTGTGTTGGCCGCAGCATTTTATTTTCACCCCATTACTTAA
- a CDS encoding DUF6391 domain-containing protein has product MTTNAASSSSRASEFPFDFAPQRHQDADLLRQLDFVPGLKEILTLRQVHALEHATVWVLSQSGGTPTARADNQLLGGMSTDQGFYLYGRVNITQLRHAVELALQRIASGEWDLAVHPRCGTNLSVAMLLTAGLAVGINLALPKGPILQLLGLGAAAATAAQLAPDLGALAQRYVTTAIPFNLSIVDISVSHDFWGREAHFVRVRWVE; this is encoded by the coding sequence ATGACGACCAATGCTGCTTCGAGTTCTTCGCGCGCCAGCGAATTTCCTTTTGACTTTGCCCCGCAGCGTCATCAAGATGCTGACTTGTTGCGACAACTCGATTTTGTTCCCGGTTTGAAGGAAATCTTGACTTTGCGCCAAGTTCATGCGTTGGAACACGCTACGGTTTGGGTACTCAGCCAATCAGGCGGTACGCCGACAGCAAGAGCCGACAATCAGTTATTGGGCGGGATGTCCACAGACCAAGGATTTTATCTGTACGGCCGCGTCAACATTACACAGTTGCGCCATGCAGTCGAGTTGGCATTGCAGCGGATTGCCAGCGGAGAGTGGGATTTAGCCGTACATCCCCGCTGCGGCACCAATTTGTCGGTGGCAATGCTGCTGACTGCTGGTCTTGCTGTCGGCATCAATTTAGCTCTGCCTAAGGGGCCGATCCTGCAACTTTTGGGCTTGGGTGCCGCAGCGGCGACAGCAGCTCAGTTAGCTCCCGATCTGGGGGCTCTGGCCCAGCGCTACGTGACAACTGCTATTCCGTTTAATTTGAGTATTGTTGATATTTCTGTCAGTCACGACTTTTGGGGACGGGAAGCTCATTTTGTGCGCGTGCGTTGGGTTGAATAG
- a CDS encoding MORN motif-containing protein yields the protein MLRSIKKFGILMLVSSGVGCLCLAANTQSSLAAPAAEQKRPPACEGSPPNGRVRCNYENGDNYEGNFVNGRPQGQGVYVYSKGDRYEGEFRNGVPNGQGTFLFANDDRMVGEFRNGLIVRGEAIFATGDRYRGTFEIVQQVGGGASSSQPHGQGQFIFASGDRYAGQFFAGNPFGRGVFTRSDGTRCDGQFFNEKLDGKGNCSFPNGIRYEGELRKGLPHGRGIITDAKGRRFSGEFRAGKRVQP from the coding sequence ATGCTTCGCTCAATTAAAAAATTCGGAATCTTGATGTTGGTTAGTTCGGGGGTAGGATGCCTCTGTCTGGCTGCCAACACTCAGTCGTCACTGGCGGCCCCAGCAGCAGAACAAAAGCGCCCTCCAGCTTGTGAAGGCTCTCCGCCCAACGGTCGAGTCAGATGCAACTACGAGAATGGCGACAATTATGAAGGAAATTTCGTTAACGGCCGACCTCAGGGACAAGGAGTATACGTATACTCCAAGGGCGATCGCTACGAAGGAGAGTTTCGTAACGGCGTGCCCAACGGTCAAGGCACATTCTTGTTCGCCAACGATGACCGCATGGTGGGAGAGTTCCGCAACGGTCTGATCGTTAGGGGAGAAGCTATTTTTGCTACGGGCGATCGCTACAGGGGAACATTTGAAATTGTTCAACAAGTTGGCGGTGGGGCTTCTAGCAGCCAGCCGCACGGTCAAGGACAATTTATCTTTGCTAGCGGCGATCGCTACGCCGGACAGTTTTTCGCAGGAAACCCGTTTGGTCGAGGAGTTTTTACCCGATCGGACGGCACGCGCTGCGACGGTCAGTTTTTCAATGAAAAGCTAGACGGCAAAGGTAATTGCAGCTTCCCCAACGGCATTCGCTACGAAGGCGAATTGCGTAAGGGACTGCCCCACGGCAGAGGCATAATTACAGATGCTAAAGGCAGACGGTTTTCTGGAGAGTTTCGCGCAGGCAAACGCGTTCAACCGTGA